The segment TCCGATAACAAGGTTAAACGGGAAAGTAACTCCTAATGATAATCCTAAATAAATCGAAGGATTTGCTTCTGGGACAGAAGTTTTTAATGCCGCTGGTGCAGCAATATAAGAAGCACTTCCTGCTAGAACCCCCATTAATGTACTTCCGCCTAAAGATAGATGGGCAAGACTCCCTACGAAAACGCCTAAACTTCCAAAAAGAAGCGGAGCACCTAATCCAAACAACAGTAATTTGAAACCGTGTTTTTTCACTTCTGGCAGACGCTTACCTGCAATCAATCCCATGTTCAATAAGAAAAGAATTAACACACTATTATATAAGTCTATAAATAATGGTTTAACCGTTGGTACAGCACGTTCTCCAAGGACCAATCCTATTAATAAACTTCCTAACAGCAGCAATATACTTTTTCCAAATATACTTTCTTTAATGACTTCTTTATCAATTAGCTTTGCTGATGCTGGAATAAACTTCATGCTTTGATAGGATATTTCTGGTATATCCCTGTTTTTTTCTATGATATTTAATAACAGTAATGAAACTAAGATTGCAGGACTTTCCATTAGCACGACTAAAGCATTCATAAATCCTTCATAAGTTGTTCCACTTTTCTCAAGAAACGTGATGGCAGCTCCGTAGGTAACAATACTGATCGATCCATAAGTTGCAGCTAGACCAATAGAATTTTTTAGATCCATCTTCATTAATCGTAAAATAATGAGTGTTATCAAAGGAATGATGACTCCTAAAAATAATGTACCAAAAATGGGGCCAATAACAGATTCAATGGAATAATGGGAAAGTTCAATTCCCCCTTTGAGTCCAATAGCAATTAACAGATAAATACTTAGTCCTTCACTTAATCCGTCTGGAAATTTTAAATTTGATTTAAATAAGGAAGCCATAATTCCTAATACGAAAAACAACACGACTGGTGATAATAAATTTTGTATGATAATTTCTGACATGGTAGCCCTCCTTCAAGCATTATTTTCAAATAAAAAAACCGACAATTTCAGAACGAACGGTTTTTGTTAACCGTGTTTTCTGAAAATTGTCGGTTTATCTTCAACTAACCACATAGGTTCTTTGAAGATCTCCCTTATATATTTATTTTTTATTTTAAAATTTTTTCTCAAGATTATTAAATAATTTAAATACCATTACTCGTTCTCCTGTACGAGTGCTGATATCGGTGAAAAAACTTTTTACTTCTTCTCCAGTAATCGTGAGAATAATTTCCTTTAAATCCTCTATCCCTGATTCAACTAAATCAGAACGAATCCTCTTTATAGATAACATTCCTTCTTTTGTTTCACAAACTGAATATTCAGCAGGTGTTAAAATACCTTGTAAATTCACAATGATCATATCTCGTAAAATATCTGTCTTAACTGATAATGAACCTCGTCCGAGGAATTCTTTTTCCCATTGAGTGATTGCTTTACTTATTTCTGCTTCAATAAAGCCTTTTGATTTGTTCATATTCATCTCCTCAAAAACTTAGATGCCAAAAGAGGTCCAATTGTTCACTTTATACATCCATTCCTAGTGTATCAGCTTTAGGGTCAAAGGGGACCTCATAGGACAGGTTCAATCATTTGAATCAGTATGAGAAAATGAAGTGCTTTTTCATCCTGCCAATTTTTGATTAACAGTATGCTAAAGCACAGAGTTTATAAAGTTCATAAGAATTTCATCGGTTAAAATTTAATTATACTCTATATTTTAATATAAAATGTGTCAATATGAAACGAAAAGATTTATTTCCATTTTTTACAATTCAACCATCTTGTCATTCACAAAAAGGAATGCGTTCAATTGATGAACGATTCCCTTTGTTAGTTTTAGTGATTTGCAAAAATTCAACTTGATACCGATTAGAAAGGTTACAACAGGATATTATTTCAATATTTCATTCTAAATTATCTTGATAAAAGAAAAATAAATAAGAAAATACCTGTATAAAACAATATTCTTTCATTTTTATTCCCTTTTCTCTCGATCAAAGCGTATAAGGAAAAAACAATGATCAACGAATATTAAGGCTTAAATATCATGATTTTTTAATTCTACCTTCCATCATTTCATCATTGATTCCATTTTGATATGAAAGGTTCTCCTTATACGATCATTGATTGACTTTACATTCTTCTACAACTATTAGTTCAATCCTTCTTCCTTTTAACAACTCAAAGGAAGTTGTAACAAATGAATAAAGAATAAATAAAAGGGTGCCTAAATAGACACCCTAAACTTTATATACTTTGTGCGATTTCATAGACTCAAAAAGTATTCATAGATTCGGGGAAGATTTCTCACATTCCTTTACTTCTGCTTGAAGCTGTAACAATCCATTCCCTTGTTCCTTCTTACTGTATCCTAAGGAAACTGTATGTTGAATTAACAATTCATATACTTCTGGTTCGGTAGGGGTCCGTTTGTTCTCTGCCTCGAACTGCTGGATTAAAAGAGCTACTGCTCCAGATACATGAGGTGTCGCCATCGAAGTACCTGTCAATACTGCAAACTGATTCGTTGGATAGGTAGAAAGGATTTTTTCACCTGGAGCCAATAAGTCGATTTCATCATTCGTATTACTAAAACGTGATAAACGTTTGTTTAGGTCAACAGATCCTACTTCTACAACTTCTGAATAAGCACCAGGATAGCTATACTCATTTGTTGTTCCATCGCCATCTCCTTCATTACCTGCCGCACATACTACTACTATATTTTGTTTAACAGCCTCTTGGATTGCTTTATGGAGCTCTGGATTATCTTCTGGTCCTCCTAATGACATGGATATAACTCGTACCTTTTCTCCATTTTTCCCTCTCCATTTGGTAGCATATTGAATGGCTTTTGTAACGGATTCTACTGTACCTTCTCCATTTCCATTTAACACCTTCAAAACAAGCAGTTTTGCCTTTGGGGCTACCCCTACAACTCCTTGGTCATTTTCTGTAGCAGCAATTGTGCCACAAACATGTGTCCCGTGACCATTGTTATCGAGAAATACGTTAGGATCTCCTCCGTAATCCTCAGTAAAGTTATAACCACCAATAATACGCTCTTGTAAATCAGGATGACCTGTCTGACAACCTGTATCAATTACAGCAACCACTATATGATCCCCATAGTACCCTTTTTTCCAAAAAGCTGGTGCTTGTATCAGTTCAACTCCCGGAGGTATCTCTTTTGTATCCTTCCTGACTTCTTCTAACTTGTACGGGATTAATTTAATTTTTGACAAGTACATCCTCTCCCTTTTCGGAATATTTGTATTCCTTCAAGTCCATTCTAAGAAGTCATATATTATATATTCTATTTTTTGTATTAAATTACCTTCTTTTACGAACTAACATTCTGCAATATAAAAAAATCAACTTCGAACCGTGCTTGTTCATTTATACAAACGTTTAATTAAAAAATGAATATACACAAAGAGAGTTTTCCTGCTTCATAATGGTACCCTTTTAATGGGGAGTTCTCATTCCATAACCTCTTCCACGCTTGACTATTGGTCTCGGTTCGGATAGAAAAACTCATACGTGATTGTTTCCCCCTCTATTGTGATGGTAACTTCTTCGTTTCCACTTGCTGACACAAACGTATGAGATTGATTTGTTGTAGCTTTTTTCTCCCAATTGCCCTCTTCTATTTTTTTAATATAAGCATTAAAGGCCTCAATCGACGCCCCTTCCCAATGATACACTTCTTTATTTGGAGAAATGGAAATGGGCTCTAGTCCGACAGGGTAAATTAATGTCCCGTAACCGTGTGTCACATAAAGCTGGTCGGTATCTGTATAAGGCTTTATCCCTTCAATTCGTAGCGTAGAAACGGCTTGAAAAATTTCAGCATGGTCAAGCTTAGGATATTCAAAAGTAAAATAAATGACTTTTTCGTCAGTCAATGGAATAAAGAAGTGGTATCGGATTAACACGTCCATCATTTTTACATGCTCAATATACATAGATGTCGGATAGGGGAAATTTTCAAGTTTTTTATACACAAACATCGGTACACTATGAATGATCCGATTCATTTCTTCTTCCGTTATTTGCTGGACAGCTCCAACCTGCACCGCTGCTTGACCTTCACGATATAGTGCCAAACCATGATCTGCATTTTTACTATATACATCTTTCAAATCCCAACTGAACTGCTTATCACCTATACTCATTCCTTCTGAAAATTGTGGTTGAGTGCTTTCCAGCAGAAGGAATAACAGAAAACTTCCGCAAATAAGGAGGAGCAAACCAGTAGCTAAAATGTTTTTCCATGGAATAAAACTCTTTCGGGAGCGATCAGGGTGATGTTGAATGGATTCCCAAATTCTCTTTCTCATCGCTTCTTTTTGATTACTTGTTGGCTTCAGTTGTTGAAGTAGCTTCCACTGATCATCAAAATGTTTGCTCAACATGCCCACCACCTTCTAACCCGTTTATTTTTCTAAGTAATTTCATCGCTCTAGATAACGTTTTACGAACTTTTGCCTCGGACCAGTCAAGAATCTGAGCAATTTCTTTTGTCGAACATTCCTCCACCTTCTTCAAAAGAATCACTATTCGGTAATTAGGTTTTAGTTGTTGGATAGCTGTCAATAGTTGTGTTACTGCTTCTTTATGTTCGATCATTTGTTCTACATTGAAGGAAGATGGAATGTCCCTCTCCATCAAATTCATTGAAAATAACCTTCTCCGCTTTCTTTTACGTATTTCATCTAGAACCAAATGCTTGGCAATACTGAACAACCACGTTTTTACGTTTGAGCGTTGATCAAATCGATCATAGGCCGTATATGCCCGAACAAACGTGTCATGAACAAAATCTTCACAGCATTGTTTGTCTCCCAACATAAATAAAATAAACCGATAAATGTCATCGTAGTACGTTTCGTACCACTCCATCACGAGACGTTTCCTGTCTTTGTTCAACCTCATCACCACCTGTTTTCCTCTTCTAATTAATCAGTCGTACGAAAAGGAAATTTGTGACACCGATTACAAATAATAAAAAAATACGATACCTACTATTGAGGCATCGCGTCCTTTTGCTGATTGAGCTATAAATGTGTCTAACTAGTTTGTTTAATCACTCCATTAAGTGTTGATCGGTATCTGCTTGTTCTCTAAATATGAAATTTCTATATTAAATTCCACATTCCTTCTTTAAGGTAACTTCAGCTGAAAACCAATGCTCCAAAAAATAAAAACTTTAACAATTTAAAGCGGAGCGGGACTGTCTCTTAAGAATAGATTCATGCCGAGATAATTTAGGGAAGTTTTATATAATCCTCTCTTTTGATTATTGCTATGGACTCATAATGTAACCGTCAAGTAGAAATCAACAGTTTTTAATAATTAAGACTCAACAGTTTTCGACAATTAAGATTCAACAGTTGGTTCATTGAATAATGCTTTTCGGTATTTCATTTTTATGCTGTTTTGCTCCTCACTTAACGTCAAAATCTCACTACGATGAAGGAGACGATCTAATATGGCTGTCGTTAAAGTTTTGTCACCCAGGAATTTCCCCCATTCTCCTGGACCTTTATTAGAGGTTAATACGAATACACATTTGTCATACATTTCGTATATAAACTGAAAGAATGAATGAGCGTCTTGTTGCTCATATGCCATATACATGACATCATCAAAGACGTCCACTTTATGACGCTCTGCTGAATGAAGGATATCCTGAATCATTTCTTCATCGGTTGTGCCCGACTGCAAATACATAGTAGTATGGTCAAATCTTGTATAAAAATTATCCAAATAAAAGATATGGCTTTCTCCGATAATAAGCATGCCAACAAATATGATACAAAAACTAATAATATACCTAATGGCTTTCAAATAAACCCCTCCGCCGCTATTAATGATTGTTACTCAATATATTTTCTTCATAGACTTTCATGTGTATATTAGTAATTTAGAAAATTTTTCGAGTTAATTTCCTTATTGTTAGATAAAGAACTTGAGAAATAAGAAACAGCCCTTCCATAGAACATTTTCATTTAAAATTAAAAAATAATACCCATATTGTTTTACCATGGAACTCTAATATTAACTCTCTAAATCACCTATGAAAATGTGTTCTGTAATAAATGCATTCCGGCAGTATTATCAAAAGCTATTTATAAAGAAAAAAGCAACAATTCGAACATTGCTTTTTCCAATTTATCTTATTCGGAAATTTGTACGCTAGGAGAACTTCAACCTAAAAAAAGTCGAATTCCTTACTATGCTAAGGTTCCGACTTTTTAAAAAAGGGTTCTTAACAGTTATAAAAATTGACTAGTACTAGTTTCTCCTAGTTGAATTTTTCCCTTAACCTGCTTTAACGTCGCTACTATAAGAAAGCTAACAATCACTAATAAGAGCCATGAACTCACCTTTCCAAAATGAACAAGACTCCATGCATCGGTTTGGTTTGGATATTCCCAAGCTCCAAAGAACGTTGCGATATTTTCGGCTATCCATATAAAAAATCCGATGAGCACAAAAGAAAGTGCGAGTGGCATACGGTAACGAGTTCCATCAACCTCGTATGTGACCCACGATTGCCAAAAGACGATAATTACAATTCCAGATAACCACCAACGAACGTCAATCCAATAATGGTGGGTGAAAAAATTCAAATAAATCGCAGCTGCAAGAGGTACAACTACCAAAAACGGTGGCCAATTAACCAGTTCAACCTTAAGCCTCCTCCATGCCTGGCAAAGATAACTCGCTACACTTGCGTACATAAATCCACTATACAAAGGCACTCCAAAAATTTTGAAATATCCTTCCTCTGGATAAGACCAGGAGCCCATATGTACCTTGAAAATTTCAAGAGCAAGTCCAATAAGGTGGAACAATGTGATAACCTTTAGTTCATCCCGTGTTTCAAGCCCAGAACGCACCATCCACCACTGCATCAGAAGACAGATGATGAGCAGCCAGTCATACCGTGGTAGGAAGGGAAGTGGCACGATTTTTGTAAAAGCCAAAGAGGCAAAAATAACGACAGGAAACAAACATGATAGGGCCTGCTCCCAACCAAAACGAACGAGTTGTTTTAGTGCTCTCATGATTTGTTCCTCCAAAGGTTTTTTCTGAATATATGAAAGTCCTGCTTAGTATAGTAGCTAGCTCACCGCCGAATAACTTTCTTTTCCTTTCAATGTTTCCTACTTTATTAATCTTGGGTGTCTTCATCACTTCGGTATTCTAAGATATCTCCAGGCTGACATTCTAAAGCCTTACAAATCGCCTCTAAAGTTGATAAACGAATCGCTTTTGCCTTTCCATTTTTCAATATAGAAAGATTAGCCATCGTGATTCCAACTCTCTCCGAAAGTTCTGTAAGGCTCATTTTCCTTTTAGCCAGCATCACATCAATATTGATGATAATTGCCATGTTATTCACCTCAGATCGTTAAATCATTTTCCGATTTTATATTGATGGCTTCTTGTAAAAGCCTTTGGAGAACAGCAGCAAAGACTGCAATCACCATTGAAGCAAAAATAACGACCAATCCGATTAATATGATACCTGGGGCATCGTCTAACTCCGCCAAGATGTAGAAGAATGGCATACCAACCACATATAAGCCACTGATTGTGATTGCACAATATTTTATTTTGTTTAAAGCTTTTACAGATATTTCCGAGAACGCTTTGTTCTTGTCAATATAACTTAAAAGTTTAAAAGCCTGATACAATGCAACGAAAAACGGTATCACTGATACATACATAATGATTAAAATGGGATATAGTATATGGGCATAATCTGGATTTACTGGATTATTAGCTAACCAAGGTAATCCAAATATACATAAAGTAAGAACTGGAGTTCCGATAATAAAAACAGCGATTTTTAAAAACAATGTTGATCTTTGTTTCATAAAAAGCACCTCACTAATTTATTTTTGAATAAATTTTAAAACAATATTTATCGTTTTACAATAAAAAGTTATTAAATATTGATAAAAATTTGTTGTTAAATTTGACCTAAAACTTGAAGTCGGGAAAAGCCTAACCATTGATCCTCATATAATTATAGAAGCATCTCTGCTTTCACAGAGATGCTTCTTAAAATTAGAATATCAAACACAGAAAACATCAAAAGAAGTATGGGCTTATTGTGCAACATCCCGTTAATTATAAGTATTTTCCTTTAAAATAACTGGTACGCTATTCCACAATATGTCCCGTTTGTTGAATAAAAAACTAAACGACTTTTTTATTTTTTAAATGACATTTTTATATTTTAAACAACTTTTTTATTACTCAACATTTTTTTCAACTGATACAAGGTGATAATCTGAATATTTTTCGTGTTTAATCACTTTAAAATCTGGTAATCCTAGTGATAAAGAAAGCATTTATGAATCCTCCTAATGTTTGTTTTAGTCGCTAACATTATTTCCAGGATTTTATAAATGCTTTCTTCTTTTTTGTCTAAATCACTGGTGATGAATCAATAAAAATAGGTAGGGTATTCTCAGTTTTGCGACCAAACAAATTGAGAAAGGATGACCCTACCTATGTCTAGTAGTATACCTAACTCTGACTTCGCAAATCAACTAGAAAATATGATTCGTGAGTTTGTCAAAGAAAAATTAGAGCTCATCATGAAAGAAGAAATCAAAAACTTTTTTGAAGTAGAACGGAAAGAGATTCATAACTCCAGAAATGGGTATTACACCCGTTCTTTGGATACAAAGTATGGAAAAATTGATCAGCTTCATGTTCCAAGAGATCGAAATGGGGATTTTCAAACCCAACTATTTGAACCTTATCAACGTCGCGATGGTTGGCTTGAAGAAGCGATTATTATAATGTACCAAAGTGGGATAAGCACTCGAGAAATCGGTAAATTTATTGAACGAATTCTTGGTTCCAGTTACTCCCCAACCACGATAAGCAATATTGACCTTACACAAAATTCTTGACGGTACCTCTAGTCCTTTAATGGTACTCATCATGAAGAACATTCACCCTTTACAAATACTCACTCAATTGTTACTGTTAATGCGCAAAAATAAAAACACACGCCCGGAGTATAATTCTTTCACTCCGAAACGTGTGTTTTTCACTTTTTAACACTTTAAAGCAGAGCGGGACTGTCCCCTAAAATTACTCCACCGTCACGGACTTCGCTAAGTTACGCGGTTTGTCGACATCGCAGTCACGATGTAGAGCCGCATAATAAGCAATAAGTTGTAACGGAATGACAGAGATAAGAGGTGTTAGCATTGGATGTACTTCTGGGATGACGAAACGATCGTCTTCTGTTTCTAAGCCTTTCATGGAAATGATGCAAGGGTTCGCGCCGCGGGCAACGACTTCCTTGACGTTTCCACGAATGCTTAAGTTGACATTTTCTTGTGTTGCAAGCGCGATGACTGGTGTGCCTTCTTCAATTAACGCAATTGTACCATGCTTTAACTCTCCACCAGCAAAGCCTTCCGCTTGGATGTAAGAGATTTCTTTTAGCTTTAACGCTCCTTCAAGACCAACATAGTAGTCCACCGTACGACCAATGAAGAAGCAGTTGCGTGTTGTAGCTAAATATTCGCGAGCGATTTGTTCGAATTCTTCTTTCGCATCGCAAAGTACTTCCATTGCGTTGGCGATGATACCAAGCTCATGAACTAAGTCAAGCGATTGTACTTTGCCACGAGATTTTGCTGTAACGTCCGCTAAAATCGCAAGTACAGCTATTTGTGCTGTGTACGCTTTTGTGGATGCTACCGCAATTTCTGGTCCTGCATGAAGAAGTAACGTGTAATCCGCTTCACGAGATAGTGTTGAACCAGGAACGTTCGTAATCGTTAACGCTTTGTAGCCCATTTCTTTTACTTGAACAAGTACCGCACGGCTGTCTGCTGTTTCACCGCTTTGAGAAATGAAGATAAAGAGCGGCTTTTCAGATAGAAGCGGCATGTTGTAGCTAAATTCGCTCGCCACATGAACTTCTACCGGAATGTTCGCCCATTTTTCAATGAGCTGTTTTCCGACAAGACCGGCATGGTAGCTTGTTCCGCACGCT is part of the Bacillus sp. (in: firmicutes) genome and harbors:
- a CDS encoding sodium-dependent bicarbonate transport family permease; translated protein: MSEIIIQNLLSPVVLFFVLGIMASLFKSNLKFPDGLSEGLSIYLLIAIGLKGGIELSHYSIESVIGPIFGTLFLGVIIPLITLIILRLMKMDLKNSIGLAATYGSISIVTYGAAITFLEKSGTTYEGFMNALVVLMESPAILVSLLLLNIIEKNRDIPEISYQSMKFIPASAKLIDKEVIKESIFGKSILLLLGSLLIGLVLGERAVPTVKPLFIDLYNSVLILFLLNMGLIAGKRLPEVKKHGFKLLLFGLGAPLLFGSLGVFVGSLAHLSLGGSTLMGVLAGSASYIAAPAALKTSVPEANPSIYLGLSLGVTFPFNLVIGIPVYYEIAQWIVF
- a CDS encoding DUF2294 domain-containing protein, whose translation is MNKSKGFIEAEISKAITQWEKEFLGRGSLSVKTDILRDMIIVNLQGILTPAEYSVCETKEGMLSIKRIRSDLVESGIEDLKEIILTITGEEVKSFFTDISTRTGERVMVFKLFNNLEKKF
- a CDS encoding S8 family peptidase, whose product is MYLSKIKLIPYKLEEVRKDTKEIPPGVELIQAPAFWKKGYYGDHIVVAVIDTGCQTGHPDLQERIIGGYNFTEDYGGDPNVFLDNNGHGTHVCGTIAATENDQGVVGVAPKAKLLVLKVLNGNGEGTVESVTKAIQYATKWRGKNGEKVRVISMSLGGPEDNPELHKAIQEAVKQNIVVVCAAGNEGDGDGTTNEYSYPGAYSEVVEVGSVDLNKRLSRFSNTNDEIDLLAPGEKILSTYPTNQFAVLTGTSMATPHVSGAVALLIQQFEAENKRTPTEPEVYELLIQHTVSLGYSKKEQGNGLLQLQAEVKECEKSSPNL
- a CDS encoding RNA polymerase sigma factor; amino-acid sequence: MNKDRKRLVMEWYETYYDDIYRFILFMLGDKQCCEDFVHDTFVRAYTAYDRFDQRSNVKTWLFSIAKHLVLDEIRKRKRRRLFSMNLMERDIPSSFNVEQMIEHKEAVTQLLTAIQQLKPNYRIVILLKKVEECSTKEIAQILDWSEAKVRKTLSRAMKLLRKINGLEGGGHVEQTF
- a CDS encoding DUF817 domain-containing protein yields the protein MRALKQLVRFGWEQALSCLFPVVIFASLAFTKIVPLPFLPRYDWLLIICLLMQWWMVRSGLETRDELKVITLFHLIGLALEIFKVHMGSWSYPEEGYFKIFGVPLYSGFMYASVASYLCQAWRRLKVELVNWPPFLVVVPLAAAIYLNFFTHHYWIDVRWWLSGIVIIVFWQSWVTYEVDGTRYRMPLALSFVLIGFFIWIAENIATFFGAWEYPNQTDAWSLVHFGKVSSWLLLVIVSFLIVATLKQVKGKIQLGETSTSQFL
- a CDS encoding helix-turn-helix transcriptional regulator codes for the protein MAIIINIDVMLAKRKMSLTELSERVGITMANLSILKNGKAKAIRLSTLEAICKALECQPGDILEYRSDEDTQD
- a CDS encoding DUF2975 domain-containing protein, whose amino-acid sequence is MKQRSTLFLKIAVFIIGTPVLTLCIFGLPWLANNPVNPDYAHILYPILIIMYVSVIPFFVALYQAFKLLSYIDKNKAFSEISVKALNKIKYCAITISGLYVVGMPFFYILAELDDAPGIILIGLVVIFASMVIAVFAAVLQRLLQEAINIKSENDLTI
- the glmS gene encoding glutamine--fructose-6-phosphate transaminase (isomerizing); the encoded protein is MCGIVGYIGQQDVKEILLKGLEKLEYRGYDSAGIAVKNAEGVHVFKEKGRIADLRNIVDPSVEGTVGIGHTRWATHGVPNRLNAHPHQSASERFTLVHNGVIENYAILKREYLQDVTLKSDTDTEVIVQLVELFVNDGLSVEEAFRKTLTLLKGSYALALIDAEDDTTIYVAKNKSPLLVGLGEGFNVVASDAMAMLQVTNQFVELMDKEMVIVKRDEVTIKNLEGEVITRDPFTAELDASDIEKGTYPHYMLKEIDEQPLVMRKIIQAYQNENGELTIDEEIIQAMNDADRIYIVACGTSYHAGLVGKQLIEKWANIPVEVHVASEFSYNMPLLSEKPLFIFISQSGETADSRAVLVQVKEMGYKALTITNVPGSTLSREADYTLLLHAGPEIAVASTKAYTAQIAVLAILADVTAKSRGKVQSLDLVHELGIIANAMEVLCDAKEEFEQIAREYLATTRNCFFIGRTVDYYVGLEGALKLKEISYIQAEGFAGGELKHGTIALIEEGTPVIALATQENVNLSIRGNVKEVVARGANPCIISMKGLETEDDRFVIPEVHPMLTPLISVIPLQLIAYYAALHRDCDVDKPRNLAKSVTVE